In Nonomuraea sp. NBC_00507, the following are encoded in one genomic region:
- a CDS encoding GlsB/YeaQ/YmgE family stress response membrane protein gives MGIIAWIILGLVVGAVARMLVPGKDPQGLIITFVLGIAGALLGGLVATQILHVSGIQGFFHLSTWLCAIVGAAVLLGGYHLITGPRPDRRAGRR, from the coding sequence ATGGGCATCATCGCTTGGATCATCCTCGGGCTGGTCGTCGGGGCGGTGGCCAGAATGCTGGTCCCCGGCAAGGATCCGCAAGGTTTGATCATCACGTTCGTGCTCGGCATCGCCGGGGCGCTGCTGGGTGGCCTCGTGGCCACCCAGATCTTGCACGTCTCCGGCATCCAAGGGTTCTTCCACCTGTCCACCTGGCTCTGTGCCATCGTCGGCGCGGCAGTCCTGCTGGGCGGCTACCACCTGATCACCGGTCCGCGTCCGGACCGCCGGGCCGGTCGCCGATGA
- a CDS encoding LysR family transcriptional regulator: MELRQLRYFVTLAEELHFGRAAAREHIVQSALSQQIQRLESELGVRLLDRSTHHVDLTPAGAAFLIEARQILDHVGRAGQAARNAVASTPTLRVGIIDAGYDTMPQILRELQRNHPDITIHQVEAGTPEQYRQLADGRLDIAIGHASQAPAEVTSKLIRLDPLGVLVPDDHSFAELDGVLVAALSDELLLLGEETQTPELNQFVITLCRSAGFAPTIYEGTVQSSRAAADLVLQHRCVHCVPSSFRTSNRLGTTWRPLIEPATHYPWSLLWHDANPSPHIATVIDSARRLAERLGWLEPISPATGPAPGGGAPSAASPSDEPV, translated from the coding sequence ACATCGTGCAGTCCGCGCTGAGCCAGCAGATCCAGCGGCTGGAAAGCGAGCTGGGCGTGCGACTGCTGGATCGCAGCACCCACCACGTCGATCTGACCCCGGCGGGCGCTGCCTTCCTCATCGAGGCGCGCCAGATCCTCGACCACGTGGGCCGCGCCGGACAAGCCGCACGCAACGCCGTCGCGTCGACGCCCACGCTGCGTGTCGGCATCATCGACGCCGGCTACGACACCATGCCGCAGATCCTGCGCGAACTCCAGCGCAACCATCCTGACATCACGATCCATCAGGTTGAAGCAGGCACCCCCGAGCAATACCGGCAGCTGGCCGACGGCCGCCTGGACATCGCCATCGGACACGCCTCTCAGGCTCCAGCCGAGGTGACCTCCAAGCTGATCAGGCTCGATCCGCTCGGCGTGCTGGTGCCCGACGACCACAGCTTCGCCGAGCTCGACGGTGTACTCGTCGCCGCCCTCTCCGACGAACTCCTGCTACTCGGCGAAGAAACACAGACCCCAGAGCTCAACCAGTTCGTCATCACGCTGTGCCGCTCGGCCGGGTTCGCGCCCACAATCTACGAGGGCACTGTTCAGAGCAGCCGCGCCGCGGCTGACCTCGTCCTTCAGCACCGCTGCGTGCACTGCGTCCCTTCCTCCTTCCGCACCTCCAACCGGCTGGGAACCACGTGGCGGCCCCTGATCGAACCTGCCACGCACTATCCCTGGTCGCTGCTGTGGCACGACGCCAACCCCTCTCCCCACATAGCCACCGTCATCGACAGCGCCCGGCGGCTGGCCGAGCGGCTCGGCTGGCTGGAACCCATCAGCCCCGCCACCGGGCCGGCGCCCGGCGGAGGGGCTCCGAGCGCCGCCAGCCCCAGTGATGAGCCTGTCTGA